One Lutzomyia longipalpis isolate SR_M1_2022 chromosome 4, ASM2433408v1 DNA segment encodes these proteins:
- the LOC129794757 gene encoding enoyl-CoA hydratase domain-containing protein 3, mitochondrial translates to MNRIFTSNFRRFSSAARTKLTLCTEKDGVRNIVLNNPKMRNALSLEMMQDILGDLTHNLEDKSLRVIVLSSVESPVFSAGHNLKELAPDKSQDVHREVFRLANRLMLAMIEAPVPVIGKVDGLAAAAGCQLIANCDMVVCSSRSSFSTPGANFGVFCSTPGVAVARKVSRMKAAQMLFTGLPVDAEEALNCGLVSSVVPPEELDGAVEKVCTAICSKSRPVIAIGKKFFYQQIEMGTKMAFEAAGEVMVQNLAEPDGQEGVRSFVEKRKPQWSHRGSKND, encoded by the exons ATGAATCGCATTTTTACCTCAAACTTCCGGAGATTTTCTTCAGCTGCCAGGACGAAGCTGACTCTTTGCACAGAGAAGGATGGCGTGAGGAATATTGTCCTGAATAATCCCAAAATGAG AAATGCCCTCTCATTGGAAATGATGCAGGATATTTTGGGTGATTTAACGCACAATCTCGAGGATAAGTCCTTAAGGGTAATTGTCTTGTCATCCGTTGAGAGTCCCGTCTTCTCTGCTGGTCACAATCTCAAAGAATTG GCACCAGATAAGAGTCAGGATGTCCACAGAGAAGTTTTCAGATTAGCTAATCGCCTAATGCTGGCCATGATTGAGGCACCTGTACCTGTAATTGGGAAAGTCGATGGACTAGCAGCAGCTGCTGGATGCCAATTGATTGCCAATTGTGATATGGTTGTATGTTCCTCCCGAAGTTCCTTCTCCACACCTGG TGCCAATTTTGGGGTGTTTTGCTCAACTCCCGGTGTGGCTGTTGCAAGAAAAGTTTCACGCATGAAAGCAGCACAGATGCTCTTCACGGGACTCCCGGTTGATGCTGAAGAAGCTCTAAATTGTGGCCTTGTTAGCTCCGTTGTACCTCCTGAGGAGCTTGATGGTGCCGTGGAGAAAGTTTGTACGGCAATTTGTTCCAAAAGTCGCCCAGTTATTGCAAttggaaagaaattcttctatCAGCAAATTGAAATGGGTACAAAGATGGCCTTTGAGGCAGCTGGTGAGGTCATGGTGCAGAATTTAGCTGAACCAGATGGTCAGGAGGGTGTTAGGAGTTTTGTGGAGAAGCGTAAGCCACAATGGAGCCATCGTGGATCAAAGAATGATTAA
- the LOC129794739 gene encoding uncharacterized protein LOC129794739 isoform X1 yields MQQPRYMPSVSDLYGTDEIEFLLEEIRDLEPACCQLEDIQVHDDDDCVENPHDFEIAGSRAGELSLSLESPIGTVTSWDSHAQYRARLGNMQVPWGGVQLHCDTTHLKTPTGIVRILLVVSSAICLACECSAGTVQVGLFLLPLIGRLRLMVFCALFSLLLTCLMLFLDISHIALVLPFNWARVNAWVYLSIGLIFILGSSLLLHMVLFAEAFIWVPRHTKDTLFVSAIIGYVCALEAFLLSAFTQCPSKYRQVPDDPSEALDRELSPLSTSEVPNHTHTDGLNSNNSLLKATTPTTSICNQKPYIPAKRPDQAFNKAPTLGNPQKSSNRNRQGYHYQPIASTSQQSPTFVLDNSIPGSSIKSKSNTSSA; encoded by the exons ATGCAACAACCCCGGTACATGCCATCGGTTTCTGATCTGTACGGGACGGATGAGATAGAATTTCTCCTGGAAGAAATACGAGACTTAGAACCGGCCTGCTGTCAGCTAGAAGATATTCAGGTACACGATGATGACGATTGTGTAGAAAATCCGCAC GACTTTGAAATAGCTGGCAGCAGAGCCGGAGAGTTGTCTTTATCATTGGAATCACCAATTGGAACGGTGACTTCGTGGGATTCGCACGCTCAGTACCGCGCCAGGCTGGGGAACATGCAGGTACCCTGGGGAGGTGTTCAGTTGCACTGCGACACGACGCACCTCAAAACTCCCACAGGGATTGTTCGTATCCTGCTTGTG gtctCCTCGGCCATTTGCCTGGCGTGTGAGTGCTCAGCGGGAACTGTTCAAGTTGGCCTCTTCCTGCTACCCTTAATTGGTCGACTACGTCTGATGGTGTTCTGTGCGCTCTTCTCCCTCCTCCTGACGTGCTTGATGCTCTTCCTGGACATCTCCCACATTGCCCTCGTGCTGCCCTTCAATTGGGCTCGTGTCAATGCATGGGTGTACCTCAGCATTGGGCTCATCTTCATCCTGGGCTCATCACTCCTCCTACACATGGTTCTCTTTGCTGAGGCATTCATCTGGGTACCGCGTCACACCAAAGACACCCTCTTCGTGTCAGCC ATCATCGGATACGTGTGCGCCCTGGAGGCCTTCCTTCTGTCCGCCTTCACGCAGTGCCCGTCCAAGTATCGCCAAGTGCCGGACGATCCCAGCGAGGCGCTAGATCGCGAATTGAGTCCACTTAGCACATCCGAAGTACCCAATCACACCCACACAGATGGTCTCAATTCAAATAATTCGCTCCTAAAGGCCACGACGCCCACTACGTCGATTTGCAACCAAAAGCCTTACATTCCCG CCAAACGTCCAGATCAGGCTTTCAATAAAGCCCCAACGCTGGGTAATCCCCAAAAATCTAGCAATCGCAATCGCCAAGGTTACCACTACCAACCAATTGCGTCCACATCCCAACAGAGTCCAACATTTGTCCTCGACAATTCGATCCCCGGATCGTCCATTAAGTCGAAATCTAATACATCTAGTGCGTGA
- the LOC129794739 gene encoding uncharacterized protein LOC129794739 isoform X2, whose product MQQPRYMPSVSDLYGTDEIEFLLEEIRDLEPACCQLEDIQDFEIAGSRAGELSLSLESPIGTVTSWDSHAQYRARLGNMQVPWGGVQLHCDTTHLKTPTGIVRILLVVSSAICLACECSAGTVQVGLFLLPLIGRLRLMVFCALFSLLLTCLMLFLDISHIALVLPFNWARVNAWVYLSIGLIFILGSSLLLHMVLFAEAFIWVPRHTKDTLFVSAIIGYVCALEAFLLSAFTQCPSKYRQVPDDPSEALDRELSPLSTSEVPNHTHTDGLNSNNSLLKATTPTTSICNQKPYIPAKRPDQAFNKAPTLGNPQKSSNRNRQGYHYQPIASTSQQSPTFVLDNSIPGSSIKSKSNTSSA is encoded by the exons ATGCAACAACCCCGGTACATGCCATCGGTTTCTGATCTGTACGGGACGGATGAGATAGAATTTCTCCTGGAAGAAATACGAGACTTAGAACCGGCCTGCTGTCAGCTAGAAGATATTCAG GACTTTGAAATAGCTGGCAGCAGAGCCGGAGAGTTGTCTTTATCATTGGAATCACCAATTGGAACGGTGACTTCGTGGGATTCGCACGCTCAGTACCGCGCCAGGCTGGGGAACATGCAGGTACCCTGGGGAGGTGTTCAGTTGCACTGCGACACGACGCACCTCAAAACTCCCACAGGGATTGTTCGTATCCTGCTTGTG gtctCCTCGGCCATTTGCCTGGCGTGTGAGTGCTCAGCGGGAACTGTTCAAGTTGGCCTCTTCCTGCTACCCTTAATTGGTCGACTACGTCTGATGGTGTTCTGTGCGCTCTTCTCCCTCCTCCTGACGTGCTTGATGCTCTTCCTGGACATCTCCCACATTGCCCTCGTGCTGCCCTTCAATTGGGCTCGTGTCAATGCATGGGTGTACCTCAGCATTGGGCTCATCTTCATCCTGGGCTCATCACTCCTCCTACACATGGTTCTCTTTGCTGAGGCATTCATCTGGGTACCGCGTCACACCAAAGACACCCTCTTCGTGTCAGCC ATCATCGGATACGTGTGCGCCCTGGAGGCCTTCCTTCTGTCCGCCTTCACGCAGTGCCCGTCCAAGTATCGCCAAGTGCCGGACGATCCCAGCGAGGCGCTAGATCGCGAATTGAGTCCACTTAGCACATCCGAAGTACCCAATCACACCCACACAGATGGTCTCAATTCAAATAATTCGCTCCTAAAGGCCACGACGCCCACTACGTCGATTTGCAACCAAAAGCCTTACATTCCCG CCAAACGTCCAGATCAGGCTTTCAATAAAGCCCCAACGCTGGGTAATCCCCAAAAATCTAGCAATCGCAATCGCCAAGGTTACCACTACCAACCAATTGCGTCCACATCCCAACAGAGTCCAACATTTGTCCTCGACAATTCGATCCCCGGATCGTCCATTAAGTCGAAATCTAATACATCTAGTGCGTGA
- the LOC129794761 gene encoding glutathione S-transferase — protein MPNYKVIYFNVKALAEPLRFLLAYGGIEFEDLRVSREEWPTLKSSMPMGQMPVLEVDGRRVHQSISMARYLAKQVGLVGSDAWEDMQIDIVVDTINDFRLKIAVVSYEPDDDVKEKKLVTLNNEVIPFYLEKLDSIAKENKGHFALGKLTWADLYFAGILDYLNYMTKTDLTEKYPNLKAVVDNVLSIESIKAWVEKRPVTEV, from the exons ATGCCCAACTACAAAGTGATCTACTTCAATGTGAAAGCCCTGGCTGAGCCACTGCGCTTCCTCTTGGCATATGGTGGCATTGAATTTGAGGATCTGCGCGTATCACGCGAAGAATGGCCCACCCTAAAGTCCT CTATGCCAATGGGCCAGATGCCCGTGCTGGAAGTAGATGGACGACGAGTTCATCAGAGCATTTCAATGGCACGCTACCTGGCGAAGCAAGTGGGTCTCGTTGGTTCCGATGCGTGGGAGGATATGCAGATTGACATCGTTGTCGACACAATCAATGATTTTCGCCTCA AAATCGCCGTCGTTTCCTACGAGCCCGATGATGATGTGAAGGAGAAGAAGTTGGTCACACTCAACAACGAAGTCATTCCCTTCTACCTGGAGAAGCTCGATTCGATCGCCAAGGAGAATAAGGGACACTTTGCATTGGGAAAGCTCACATGGGCTGACCTCTACTTTGCCGGCATCCTCGATTACCTCAACTACATGACCAAGACCGACCTCACGGAAAAGTACCCCAATCTCAAGGCCGTTGTGGACAATGTGCTGTCCATTGAGAGTATCAAGGCATGGGTTGAGAAGCGACCTGTCACCGAAGTCTAA